The Novipirellula aureliae sequence ACGATCAAACGTTCAATTTGATACTTGCCGGGAAAGTCCATGAGCGATAGGCCGATCAGAATGCTCAAGATTCCTTGGCCGGGTAGAACGAGCATTGCGATTCCCATAAACACAAACACGATGCCACTAAAATTTTTCAATATCATCCAGCCATAGTAGAGTCCAGGCCCATGAGGGGCGAATCGTGACCGATGACGCCTTGAATGCAGAAAATAGTCCACTGGCAAGCGAACGATGATTGCCGGAATGGCCATTAGTGACGCAAGGAACATCACGACCGAAACCGCGACCATCCACCAAACCCATTGGTCATGAAGCAGTGCTATGGAGGCGGTCATCGTCAGCCAATAAAGAGGAAGTGGATCTACCGACCACCCAAGAAAATCAAACGCTATAGCGAAGTCTAATCAACAATCCGCAACCCGAGTTCAAAAAAATGCGATCGGCTTTTCTTGAGTGTTGCGGTTGTCATTGTGGGACGACATTTCGCGTCTCGGAGAGACACGGTAGCTGTTTGAGGAAGGGATTTCGCGTCTCGGAGAGACGCGGCTACTGTTTGTAGAAGGGGGTTCGCGTCTCGGAGAGACGCGGTGGCTGTTTGAGGAAGGGATTTCGCGTCTCGGAGAGACGCGGCTACTAGAATAATCGGTTCATTCCGTTGAGGGCGGCAACTCGGTACGCTTCCGCCATCGTGGGATAGTTGAACGTTGTCTCGGTGAAGTACTCTAATGTGTTTCGGCCGTTGGGCTGATTCATGACCGCTTGACCAATATGAATGATCTCCGATGCGTTGACACCAAAACAATGCACGCCAAGAATTTCCAGGGTATCGCGGTGGAACAGGATCTTGAGCATCCCTGTGGTCTCGCCCGTAATCTGGGCCCGGGCGAGTGAGCGGAATAGGCTGTGCCCAACCTCGTATGGCACTTTCGCTGCCGTCAACTCACGCTCGGTCTTGCCAACGGAACTAATCTCGGGACTGGTGTAGATCCCTGTGGGAATATCGTCGACTCGCAAATTGCCATCGACTTGACCGAGCATGTGCATTGCTGCCGCACGGCCTTGCGTATACGCGGCGCTGGCGAGCGATGGGAAACCAATCACATCGCCAACGGCATAGATATGAGGCACCGAGGTTTGGAATTGTTCGTCAACCTCGATTTGGCCGCGAGAATTCGCTTCGAGCGGAATGTTATCGAGCCCGAGCTTGTCGGTGTTGCCCGTCCGTCCATTGGCCCAAAGAAAGACATCGGTTTTCACTCGTTTGCCACTTTCGAGATGCAACACAACACCATCCTCACAGCCTTCCACTCGTCGCATCGTTTCGTTGTGTCGAATGATCACGCCTTGATCGCGAAGGTGATACGAAAGGGCATCGGTGATCTCATCGTCGAGAAACTCCAGTAACTTCTCGCGAGTATTGACCAAGTTGACCTTGATCCCCAAATTGCGAAACATCGAGGCGTATTCGGTACCAATCACCCCCGCGCCATAGACCGCCATGCTCTGTGGTCGTTCCTTGAGCATGAGTACCGAGTCACTGTCGAAAATGCGAGGATGATTGAAGTCGACCCCGTCAGGATGAAAAGGACGCGACCCCGTGGCGATGACAAAATGCTTTGCCCTGAGCGGTTCGCAACCGTCGACCGAGATCGTTTGCTTGTCCAAAAAGCGGGCTTCGCCACGTAATACCGGCACCCCATTGCGTTCGTAAAACGATTGACGCATCGAGACTTGTTTGCCGATGATGGTTTGCGTACCCTGGCGCAATTGTTCGAGCGTAGGGCTGACGTTCACGCCCATTTGGCGGAATGTCGGATTCTGCAGCGCCTTCATCGTCGATGTGATACAGTAGCGAAGAGCTTTGCTGGGAATGGTCCCCCAGTGAGTGCAACCGCCGCCGATTTGCGTATAACGTTCAGCGATGGCGACTCGCATTCCACCTTTGGCGGCTTGCATCGCGGCGCCTTCGCCTCCTGGGCCCGATCCCAGGACGATCAAGTCGAAATCGAACTTTTTGGGCCTCGATGCGTTTTGGAGCGTCTCGTTTTGGCTAGCCCCGTTTTCATTGTCTTCCAATTGTTTATCTTTCTTTTGCGAATCGTTCATTTGCAGAGGACTATCCCTTTAACCTGTCCGGTTTTACTTCCTATCATCAGGCTTGTTTTACGATGTTGATCGCTTGTGTCCAGACGGATATCGCATTTGCCGATTTTGATGAAAACAAAAAACGAGTTTTTCGTGCGATCGAAGAGGCTGGGAAACAGAACGCCGATTTAGTGGTAATGCCTGAGTGTATGCTGTGCGGCTATGCCTATGAAAGCCGTCGATCGGCATTGGAGCAGGCAATCACGGACGAAAACGATGCATTCAAGCAGATCGCCGAGGCAGCCCAAAAAGCGAATCTGCACATCACACTCGGTTTTCTAGAGAAACAAGGCGACCAACTTTTCAATGCATCGGTATTGGTCGGGGCAAGCGGTGTGGTCGGCAAATACCGCAAGATCCATCTGCCACATCTCGGTGTCGACCGCTTCGTCGATCGCGGCGATATCCCCTATACCGTTTACCAAGCCGACGATGTGAGAATCGGCATGGCGATTTGCTACGACAGTTCTTTCCCAGAACCGATGCGGGTGCTCGGCTTGGCCGGCGCCGACGTGATTGCGCTGGGGACCAATTGGCCGGTGACGGCCATGCGGACCGCTGAAGTCGTTCCGCCTGCCCGTAGTATGGAGAACCATTTGTTCTTTGTTGCCGCCAATCGAATCGGTAGCGAGGGCGGATTCGATTTTTGTGGACTTAGCACTATCTGCGGCCCCGATGGTGTCGTGCTCGCTCGCAGCGATAACGATCGCCCAGTGATTTTGTATGCCGACATCGATCCCGAGGAAGCGAGAAACAAGACGATCGAGCGGACGGCCGGAACACACGTGATCGACCGCTTCAAAGATCGACGACCCGAATTCTACGGTCCCATTGGCAAGTAGGCCCAATGGAGAGAAGGCTGAGCCGGGGGGCTCAAAATCGGGTTTTCAGTGCAAATCCGTTATGCATTTTGATGCTGGCTTCCTCGCGATAGCGACGACAGAGTCTGATGGGCAGGCAAAACCCGGAGCGATGAACACCAGTCGTCGCTTTGCGACTCACCGGCCCAACCGAATTTTGAAACCTGGGAACTGCGCCCCAGTCTTGTGCCCATCGTCCCTGTCGGGACGAAAGCTTGCTGTCTAGGTGAAAATGGATTGACGCAGATTTTGTTCCAGATCTCTTTTCTGCGCCAAAGGCGTATTTGACGAATGCAGGAACGGAAAGGAGATAGCCTCAAGCGGCTCAAAAGCGGCGTTTTTGAGCCGCTTGAGAACCAGCTTATCAACGCTAGCGGTTGCGACCGAGGCGGCGGCGGGCCGATTCGGTTAAGACGATCTTTCTCAAGCGAATGCTTTCTGGCGTAACCTCGACGATTTCGTCTTCTTCGATATACTCGAGAGCCGCTTCGAGCGACAGATCTCGCGGGGGTTTCAGGATCACGTTGTCGTCGCTACCGGCAGCACGAATGTTGGTTAGCTTCTTCTCTCGGCAAGCATTGACGATCATATCGTTGTCTCGAGCGTTCTCGCCGACGATCATGCCCTCGTAAACTTCGACACCAGGGGGCACAAACATTTCGCTGCGGTCTTGCAGTAAGAACATTGCATGCGGCATCGTTTTGCCGGAGGTCATCGAAACCAAAACCCCGTTGGCTCGCTTGGGCAAGTCACCTTCCACTTCTCGATAGCTTTCGAAGCGATGGTGAATGATCGCGGTTCCTCGCGTGGCATTGAGCAGTCGCGTCCTCAACCCGATTAAACCTCGAGAGGGGATCAGGAATCGCAACAAACTGTACTCGCCACGTTGGGCGATTTCTTCAATTTGCCCTCGGCGGTTACCGACCAATTCCATCACGGGACCCATCGACTCGGTTGGTACTTCGACTCGCAGGGTCTCAAACGGCTCGTGTTGCTTGCCATCGATTTCGCGAAAGATCACGCGAGGTTTCCCGACACTCAGCTCGAAACCTTCACGGCGCATCGTTTCAATGAGGATGGCTAAGTGCAGTACGCCTCGCCCTTTGACCGCGTACGCCTCGGTGCCTTCGACCATCTCGACCCGTAGAGCGACGTTTCGTTCGAGCTCCTTTTCGAGTCGCCCTTTGAGTTGACGCGTCGTCACGTATTTGCCTTCGCGGCCAACCATCGGTGATGTGTTGACGCTAAAAACCATTTCCAGGGTCGGCTCGTCGACCGTTAGACGCGGCAACGCTTCGCCGACATCGACGGCGGTGATCGTGTCACCGATCTCTACCTTTGCCAATCCTTCGATGGCAACAATGTCACCGGCACCTGCTGATTCGGCAGCGGTCCGTCCCAGTTTATCAAACACGTAAAGGTTCGCAATCTTTTGTTTCGTGACGCCCGATTTTTGATGCAAATCGATTGTTTGCCCCGCCTTGATGCTGCCGCCCGAAATCCGGCCGATCGCGATTCGCCCGACATACTCACTCCAATCAAGCGTCGTAACCATCATTTGTAGCGGTGAATCCGTATCCACTTCTGGCCCTGGAAGGGCATCGACCAGCAAATCCAATAGAGGGCGCATGTCGGTCGTCGGCTTGGCTGGATCGAGCGTCGCGTAGCCTTCCTTGCTGCTAGCGAAAACGAAAGCGGCCTGGTCGAGTTGCTCTTCGCCGCCGAGTTCAGCGAGCAGCTCCAACGCCTCGTCGAGCGCCTCGTGAGGCCGCCCGTCGGGACGATCGACTTTATTGACAACCACGATCGGACGACAGCCTGCTTGCAGTGCTTTTTCAAGGACGAAGCGAGTCTGAGGCATTGGCCCCTCGGCAGCATCGACAAGCACGAGTGCTCCGTCAGCCATTTTGACGACCCGCTCGACCTCGCCACCAAAATCAGCGTGACCGGGCGTGTCGATTAAATTGATTTTCACACCGCGATACTCAATTGCGATGTTCTTGGACAAAATCGTGATCCCTCGTTCACGCTCGAGATCGTTCGAATCGAGAATCTGCTCTCCTCGCAATTCCGTATCGCGAAATTGTCCACTTTGTCGAAGCAGGCAATCGACGGTGGTGGTTTTGCCATGATCGACGTGGGCGATGATGACCACGTTGCGAATATCGTTTCGTCGCACAGGTTCTTGCAGTGAGTGATTGGTTTCGTCGGCGGCCGCGAGAATAGATGATGTCATCGAGAAGGTGGGTGGTTTGTATTTGGTATGAAAGAATGGTTACCCACCTATCAAACCCGCTAGGCACGATTTAGTCGAGATGAAAAGTTCGCGTTTTAATGTCACGCCCCCTTGCAACCGGCTACGGGGGCGACGATCATCTTTACCCTAATTCAAAAATAGAATTTTTTGAAGCTCCCTACTTCGCCGTTGCCAGCGTTGCTATGGTATGCCATAGTTTGGCGAAGCAGAAAACGGCCCTATTTGAATCTCCATCTTGTAACCACCCCCGCTTCAAGTCGTTTTTAGTGGGGTCTTTAGACCATCTCAGTTTGTGAATTTTTTCACAATCTCGAGTGTGCGGTCGGTTGCGGAGGAGCGTTTTTGTTTCCGACGGATGATGCTTTCGACAAAGGCATTCGAACTTTTTCAAATCGATCTTCAATACCTATGACAACGATTAAACAAGGGCTGGATCTGCCGATTGCAGGTGCTCCCGAGCAGCATATTGACGGGGCCAAGCACGTCAGCCGAGTTGCACTTTTGGGCGACGATTACATCGGCATGAAACCCACCATGCTGGTCGCCGAAGGGGACACGGTCCGGCAAGGCCAAGCAGTCTTTGAAGACAAGAAGAACC is a genomic window containing:
- the sthA gene encoding Si-specific NAD(P)(+) transhydrogenase — protein: MNDSQKKDKQLEDNENGASQNETLQNASRPKKFDFDLIVLGSGPGGEGAAMQAAKGGMRVAIAERYTQIGGGCTHWGTIPSKALRYCITSTMKALQNPTFRQMGVNVSPTLEQLRQGTQTIIGKQVSMRQSFYERNGVPVLRGEARFLDKQTISVDGCEPLRAKHFVIATGSRPFHPDGVDFNHPRIFDSDSVLMLKERPQSMAVYGAGVIGTEYASMFRNLGIKVNLVNTREKLLEFLDDEITDALSYHLRDQGVIIRHNETMRRVEGCEDGVVLHLESGKRVKTDVFLWANGRTGNTDKLGLDNIPLEANSRGQIEVDEQFQTSVPHIYAVGDVIGFPSLASAAYTQGRAAAMHMLGQVDGNLRVDDIPTGIYTSPEISSVGKTERELTAAKVPYEVGHSLFRSLARAQITGETTGMLKILFHRDTLEILGVHCFGVNASEIIHIGQAVMNQPNGRNTLEYFTETTFNYPTMAEAYRVAALNGMNRLF
- the typA gene encoding translational GTPase TypA; translated protein: MTSSILAAADETNHSLQEPVRRNDIRNVVIIAHVDHGKTTTVDCLLRQSGQFRDTELRGEQILDSNDLERERGITILSKNIAIEYRGVKINLIDTPGHADFGGEVERVVKMADGALVLVDAAEGPMPQTRFVLEKALQAGCRPIVVVNKVDRPDGRPHEALDEALELLAELGGEEQLDQAAFVFASSKEGYATLDPAKPTTDMRPLLDLLVDALPGPEVDTDSPLQMMVTTLDWSEYVGRIAIGRISGGSIKAGQTIDLHQKSGVTKQKIANLYVFDKLGRTAAESAGAGDIVAIEGLAKVEIGDTITAVDVGEALPRLTVDEPTLEMVFSVNTSPMVGREGKYVTTRQLKGRLEKELERNVALRVEMVEGTEAYAVKGRGVLHLAILIETMRREGFELSVGKPRVIFREIDGKQHEPFETLRVEVPTESMGPVMELVGNRRGQIEEIAQRGEYSLLRFLIPSRGLIGLRTRLLNATRGTAIIHHRFESYREVEGDLPKRANGVLVSMTSGKTMPHAMFLLQDRSEMFVPPGVEVYEGMIVGENARDNDMIVNACREKKLTNIRAAGSDDNVILKPPRDLSLEAALEYIEEDEIVEVTPESIRLRKIVLTESARRRLGRNR
- a CDS encoding PGPGW domain-containing protein; translated protein: MTASIALLHDQWVWWMVAVSVVMFLASLMAIPAIIVRLPVDYFLHSRRHRSRFAPHGPGLYYGWMILKNFSGIVFVFMGIAMLVLPGQGILSILIGLSLMDFPGKYQIERLIVRQKPVMASMNWIRRKAGQPEFRSNSR
- a CDS encoding carbon-nitrogen hydrolase family protein, translating into MLIACVQTDIAFADFDENKKRVFRAIEEAGKQNADLVVMPECMLCGYAYESRRSALEQAITDENDAFKQIAEAAQKANLHITLGFLEKQGDQLFNASVLVGASGVVGKYRKIHLPHLGVDRFVDRGDIPYTVYQADDVRIGMAICYDSSFPEPMRVLGLAGADVIALGTNWPVTAMRTAEVVPPARSMENHLFFVAANRIGSEGGFDFCGLSTICGPDGVVLARSDNDRPVILYADIDPEEARNKTIERTAGTHVIDRFKDRRPEFYGPIGK